From Scleropages formosus chromosome 1, fSclFor1.1, whole genome shotgun sequence, a single genomic window includes:
- the fgfrl1a gene encoding fibroblast growth factor receptor-like 1a isoform X2 → MRLFQIVLFFFEIILLVDCARDDSSSGREGAGVLDGGDAIYTTGDLSGKLVRPRFTQPAKMRKRVIARPVGSSVRLKCAASGYPRPDITWLKDSRPLSSQEVGEGRKKKWTLSLKNLTPEHSGKYTCRVSNRAGEINATYKVEVIQRTNSKPILTGTHPLNTTVDYGGTTSFQCKVRSDVKPVIQWLKRVEPGDENKYNSTIEVGDHRFVVLPTGEVWSRPDGSYLNKLLITRAKEEDAGMYICLGANTMGYSFRSAFLTVLPDPKPPTLPLPVPPGHHLPWPVIIGIPAGVVFIFGTILLWLCQSKKHCSAGSAVTVQSGSAPSSHRQPGRDRPCPAPADKDCAGSVNYDEYLAQQQQLLLAQGGSSLAPKAYPKIYTDIHTHTHSHVDGKVHQHQHIHYQC, encoded by the exons ACGACTCGAGCTCAGGCAGGGAAGGAGCGGGGGTCCTGGATGGTGGCGACGCAATATACACCACTGGTGACCTTTCAGGGAAACTAG TGCGGCCCCGCTTCACCCAGCCAGCGAAAATGCGCAAGCGGGTCATCGCGCGGCCCGTGGGCAGTTCCGTGCGGCTCAAGTGCGCCGCCAGCGGGTACCCCCGGCCGGACATCACCTGGCTGAAGGACAGCAGGCCGCTGAGCTCTCAGGAGGTGGGCGAGGGCCGCAAGAAGAAGTGGACCCTAAGTCTGAAGAACCTGACGCCCGAGCACAGCGGCAAGTACACGTGCCGAGTGTCGAACCGCGCCGGAGAGATCAACGCCACCTACAAAGTGGAGGTTATCC AACGGACGAACTCCAAACCCATCCTGACGGGCACCCACCCGCTCAACACTACGGTGGACTACGGAGGGACCACCTCCTTCCAGTGCAAAGTGCGCAGCGACGTGAAGCCCGTCATCCAGTGGCTGAAGCGCGTGGAGCCGGGGGATGAAAACAAGTATAACTCCACCATCGAGGTGGGCGACCATCGCTTCGTGGTGCTGCCTACCGGGGAGGTGTGGTCGCGGCCCGACGGCTCCTACCTCAACAAGCTGCTCATCACGCGCGCCAAGGAGGAAGACGCAGGCATGTACATCTGCCTGGGCGCCAACACCATGGGCTACAGCTTCCGAAGCGCCTTCCTCACCGTGCTGCCAG ACCCTAAGCCGCCCACGTTGCCCCTCCCCGTCCCGCCAGGCCACCACCTTCCGTGGCCGGTCATCATCGGCATCCCCGCAGGGGTGGTCTTCATCTTTGGCACTATTCTGCTGTGGCTCTGCCAGTCCAAGAAGCACTGCTCGGCGGGCAGCGCGGTGACCGTGCAGTCGGGGTCGGCGCCGTCCTCGCACCGCCAGCCAGGCCGCGACAGGCCTTGCCCGGCCCCCGCCGACAAAGACTGCGCGGGTTCCGTCAACTACGACGAGTACCTGGCccagcaacagcagctgctTCTCGCCCAGGGCGGCTCCTCCCTGGCACCCAAAGCGTACCCCAAGATCTACACGGACATCCACACGCACACCCACTCGCACGTGGACGGCAAGGTGCACCAACACCAGCACATCCACTACCAGTGTTAG